The region GCATGGTCGCCATGTGGATATGCAGCGCCTTAATAATCTGGGCCCTCGTGCCTAATTTCCCGTTCCTGCATGCCCTTGCTGTTGGCGCCTGTGTTACGCCAACAGACCCTGTGCTGTCCAACTCGATTGTCAAGGGCAAGTTCGCTGATAAGAACGTTCCCCAGCCGCTGCAGCGGATTATCATTGCCGAGTCCGGTGCCAATGATGGGCTGGGCTATccgtttcttttctttgcgATCTACCTGATCCAGTATACGGGTATGGGTGGGGAGGGGTTTAGCGGGGGTGCTGGGAAAGCCATGGGCGTGTGGTTTTATGAGACGTGGGCTTATACGATCCTGCTGAGTGTTGGGTACGGAGTTACTGTTGGTTGGATTTCTAGGGAAATGCTCCactgggcggaggagaagcgtTATGTTGACCGGGAGAGTTTTCTCGTCTTCGCCATTGCGCTCGCGGTATGAATTCGGAGTCATGTTCGACGAATACGGGAATGGAGCTGACCATCCTAGCTCTTCATTGTAGGAACTTGCGGACTTATCGGAACAGACGATCTGCTCGCTTGCTTCGTTGCAGGCAATGTCTTTACCCAAGAGTACGTCTtatatcttcctcctgtcATGCCCAAAGCTAACTTGCTAAAGCGACTGGTTCCGGCTCGAAACAATGGACGACTCCCTTCAGCCTACAATCGACATGCTCCTCAACCTGGCTGTCTTCATGTGGTTCGGCGCCGTCTGCCCCTGGACGCTTTTCTTGAACAACAATGTAATCCCACTCTACCGCCTCGTCTTTCTAGGAATCTTaatcctcctcgtccgccGCATGCCAATCATCTTCGCCATGCACAAGTACATCGACCAAATCGAGAATCTCTTCCAGACTTCTTTCGTCGGTTTCTTCGGCCCTATTGGCGTCGGTGCGATCTTCTACCTCTCTGTTAGCCGCGAGTATCTCCACAAAATCACCGTCGATGGCAAAGTCCGCGAAGACGCACAGCAGGTCTCTGATGCGATTGAAGTTATTGTTTGGTTCCTTGTTATTTGTAGCGTTGTAAGTCTCCCATTCTCATCTACCCGTTCAGTATTCAAAGAACTAACTATTTATGCATAGGTGGTACACggcctctccatccccttcGCAAAAGCAGGCTACCACCTCCCGCgcaccatctccgccgcaatAAGCACCAGCACAACAGCCGAACTAGAGCCGGTCCCGCTGGCATCTAATCTGCCCACGCATAGCACGGCGACGCCGCACGGAAGTGCGGAATCCACTAGCCGGCGGACGAGGAGACATGATGCTAAACCTGAACCTGCAACTGCAGCGACAACCCCAGGTTCTGGCTCTGACCCTGGCACTGGTCCTGGCTCTGTGTCTAAAGGCGGACGGTTTCAGAGACACACGCATCCGTATTCGCGTACACCTGAGCCTGTAGCTTTCCAGATTGGTCGGAGCGTTGCGAGGCCGATGTCTCCGTCTTCTGAGGCACGGCTTGGATtgggtgatgaagaggagccTTCGAGGCCGGTGAATTTGGTTTTGAGGACGGGGACTGCGGATGGGGAGGATTTTGGCGGGGCGAGATCCGCTTAGGTGTGGCTTCTAACTTATGGACTTCTGATAGGAGGGCCAGTCGGAGTGTTAGCGGGTGGAGAGGGATAGGATAGATTTTACTGTAGTCTACGGCAACCATCCTTTGAATGAGGGAAACGTGGTGTATCCAGGGCTATACAGTTCCTCTGGTCATTCTCAACCGGGAATGATATATCGATATATGATAGACAACTAAGAGCCGAAGATACGACTTTGTCACAGATGTCTGTGCAAATGCCGAGTTATTGAACGACCATTCCTGGAGGAACAATCGCTCCCAGAGCCTAAAATGCAGTACAGCCATGCAAATATCAGCTGGTAGAACGGTTGTTATTGATGATAGGCCTATTGTTTAATAGTAGGCATCTACTTGCGACACACAATCTCAGCACTGGGAATCGAGAACCAAgctgcatcctcatcctgccCCCACTGCCTCCAGACCTCCGATATCTCCTCCAGTTCCTGCACACTGGCCAGTCCGTTCTCAACCGCCCCCTTCGCAAACGCCGACTTGACGACCCTCTCCTGCCACGTCTCACTCCACCACTTGATCTCCTCGGGCTTCGCAAAACACCACGAACTCACCGTACTCTCCACCTCACCGAACCCAGTCTCCCTTGCCCACACATGCAAATGCCGCCCCGCATTCGGCTCGCCCCCATTCTTCCTCGCAACCTGGTCATACAGAACCTGCCacttcctcaacccagccaatTCAGGATACCACATGAACGCAGCATAATCCGCCTCTCGCGCCGCCACAATCCCGCCCTGTCGACAAACACgcttcatctccttcaacacCGCAACAGGATCCCGAACATGCTGCAGGACCTGGTGACAAAACACAACATCAAAGACCCCATCCTCAAAAGCCAGGGCATTCGCATCGCCAGTTACAAAGTCGATGTTCGTAATGCCCCGCGATGCAGCGAGTTTCTGCGCCCCGGGGAGAACGTCCCCGACCATGTCTAGTCCTGTGACATGGCCCTCGGGGACGTACGTTGCGAGGTCTGCGGTGATTGTGCCGGGTCCGCAGCCGATGTCTAGAATCTTCATGTGTGGTTCTAGATGTGCGAGCAGGAATTTGGCGGAGTTGAGGGCTGTGCGTTGCCCGTGCGAGCGCAGGACTGAGGCGTGGTGGCCGTGCGTGTAGGTTGCTTTTTCGGACattctttcttgttttgGTTCACACTGGTAGGGAAT is a window of Aspergillus puulaauensis MK2 DNA, chromosome 4, nearly complete sequence DNA encoding:
- a CDS encoding putative Na/H antiporter (COG:P;~EggNog:ENOG410PJR5;~InterPro:IPR006153,IPR038770;~PFAM:PF00999;~TransMembrane:12 (o6-30i39-60o72-93i105-127o133-150i171-194o214-236i256-275o310-330i337-357o369-391i412-433o);~go_component: GO:0016021 - integral component of membrane [Evidence IEA];~go_function: GO:0015299 - solute:proton antiporter activity [Evidence IEA];~go_process: GO:0006812 - cation transport [Evidence IEA];~go_process: GO:0055085 - transmembrane transport [Evidence IEA]), whose amino-acid sequence is MPTLSLINFNIVCATLGGFISVFGLVSYLFKERFYLSEALISLLAGVLFSPHAANFIRPLDYALDTEQNLDQITLCFTRLVLGVQLVLAGVQLPKRYLQIEWRSLSLLLGPGMVAMWICSALIIWALVPNFPFLHALAVGACVTPTDPVLSNSIVKGKFADKNVPQPLQRIIIAESGANDGLGYPFLFFAIYLIQYTGMGGEGFSGGAGKAMGVWFYETWAYTILLSVGYGVTVGWISREMLHWAEEKRYVDRESFLVFAIALALFIVGTCGLIGTDDLLACFVAGNVFTQDDWFRLETMDDSLQPTIDMLLNLAVFMWFGAVCPWTLFLNNNVIPLYRLVFLGILILLVRRMPIIFAMHKYIDQIENLFQTSFVGFFGPIGVGAIFYLSVSREYLHKITVDGKVREDAQQVSDAIEVIVWFLVICSVVVHGLSIPFAKAGYHLPRTISAAISTSTTAELEPVPLASNLPTHSTATPHGSAESTSRRTRRHDAKPEPATAATTPGSGSDPGTGPGSVSKGGRFQRHTHPYSRTPEPVAFQIGRSVARPMSPSSEARLGLGDEEEPSRPVNLVLRTGTADGEDFGGARSA
- a CDS encoding class I SAM-dependent methyltransferase (COG:I;~EggNog:ENOG410PN2Q;~InterPro:IPR025714,IPR029063,IPR001190;~PFAM:PF13649,PF13489,PF05175,PF08242,PF08241, PF07021,PF13847;~go_component: GO:0016020 - membrane [Evidence IEA];~go_function: GO:0005044 - scavenger receptor activity [Evidence IEA]), yielding MSEKATYTHGHHASVLRSHGQRTALNSAKFLLAHLEPHMKILDIGCGPGTITADLATYVPEGHVTGLDMVGDVLPGAQKLAASRGITNIDFVTGDANALAFEDGVFDVVFCHQVLQHVRDPVAVLKEMKRVCRQGGIVAAREADYAAFMWYPELAGLRKWQVLYDQVARKNGGEPNAGRHLHVWARETGFGEVESTVSSWCFAKPEEIKWWSETWQERVVKSAFAKGAVENGLASVQELEEISEVWRQWGQDEDAAWFSIPSAEIVCRK